A window of Chloracidobacterium sp. N contains these coding sequences:
- a CDS encoding biopolymer transporter ExbD — protein sequence MGMSTGGGPSGSDTSGPRPDVNITPLIDVLLVMIIIFMVIKHKDPHRFESKIPEKPKEQQQVKSDTIFPVLTIDRQGVIRWNTQEKTEEQLKRELKEFLDNRPSDLRAAFIKAPRDVQYERVMKLIDLAKGAGAAPIGLQIDNLD from the coding sequence ATGGGGATGTCAACTGGCGGCGGCCCAAGTGGTAGCGACACCAGCGGCCCGCGCCCGGATGTCAACATTACACCGCTGATCGATGTCCTGCTGGTGATGATCATTATCTTCATGGTCATCAAGCACAAGGACCCACACCGCTTTGAGAGCAAAATCCCGGAAAAACCCAAAGAGCAGCAGCAGGTGAAAAGTGACACCATCTTTCCGGTGCTGACTATTGATCGGCAGGGTGTCATCCGGTGGAACACACAGGAAAAAACTGAAGAGCAGCTTAAGCGTGAGCTGAAAGAGTTCCTCGACAATCGTCCGTCTGATCTTCGGGCGGCCTTCATCAAGGCCCCACGGGATGTCCAGTATGAGCGCGTCATGAAGCTCATTGACCTTGCCAAGGGGGCCGGTGCGGCTCCGATTGGATTGCAGATTGACAACCTCGATTGA
- a CDS encoding lipopolysaccharide assembly protein LapB has protein sequence MTTQTLRDCRAWDSAWRRVFPLCGALALAFGMAGCNKLIAKDLLNQGAREYNKGRYEKAEKIFKEAIERDPDFLQAKLFYATAIRSRVNNEDGEEQAKAARQAIEAYKELLKPENESRLKERDRDQTYAFIADLYKTLDDQKSYQEWLKKRADLPGQKPTTKAECLYSIGVIYWNEATKISRKYETQVPGKLPEVAKPDKWKKEDIDALQQAVQTGLKYIEEAIAADPRYANAYSYKSLLLKEQAKATADPQVVNQLERSAQEAVEKFQELNRQAAAELSGSS, from the coding sequence ATGACGACACAAACACTGCGTGACTGCCGGGCGTGGGATTCTGCATGGCGCAGGGTCTTCCCCCTGTGCGGGGCACTTGCGCTCGCCTTTGGCATGGCTGGATGCAACAAGCTCATTGCCAAGGATTTGCTGAATCAGGGCGCGCGGGAGTACAACAAGGGGCGCTACGAAAAGGCAGAGAAGATTTTCAAGGAAGCCATCGAGCGTGATCCGGACTTCCTCCAAGCCAAGCTCTTTTACGCCACGGCCATTCGTTCCCGTGTCAACAACGAGGATGGTGAGGAGCAAGCCAAAGCTGCCAGGCAGGCTATTGAAGCCTACAAGGAACTTCTCAAGCCTGAAAATGAATCGCGTCTGAAAGAGCGTGACCGCGATCAGACGTATGCCTTTATTGCTGACCTGTACAAGACACTGGATGATCAAAAAAGTTATCAGGAATGGCTGAAAAAGCGTGCTGACCTGCCTGGTCAGAAGCCGACAACAAAGGCTGAGTGTCTCTACTCCATCGGTGTCATCTACTGGAACGAAGCCACAAAAATATCGAGAAAATACGAAACCCAGGTACCAGGCAAACTCCCGGAAGTGGCCAAGCCGGACAAATGGAAGAAAGAAGATATTGATGCGCTCCAGCAAGCCGTTCAGACAGGGCTGAAGTACATTGAAGAAGCCATTGCTGCCGACCCGCGGTATGCCAATGCCTATAGCTACAAGTCCCTTCTGCTCAAAGAACAGGCCAAGGCCACGGCTGACCCGCAGGTTGTCAATCAGCTCGAACGGTCAGCCCAGGAAGCCGTTGAGAAGTTTCAGGAGTTGAACCGGCAGGCGGCGGCTGAGCTGTCTGGCAGCAGCTAA
- a CDS encoding ThiF family adenylyltransferase, which translates to MESFFERQERLSWWRQEVLQSARIMVVGAGALGNETLKNLALLGARRMLVVDQDDISPSNLSRTVLFQPADIGRRKAQVAAERTQALCRDTGGTVRALDADLVWDVGLGVFRRMDVILGCVDNDEARLAINRAARAVGVPWINAGMHELTGSVTSFSGEAGACFECAVTPDQVADAQSRYDSCEQVRRRHMVEDRLPTIQVTSALTSALQVQEALKVLHGEPVNFGVRYVYNGHTHGFHAIQLPYDPHCLAHGRLGPVMELPIGVDTSLRQTLDVLEERFGRGVTVHLGRRYIRRIACRQCGRPLLVQRPAHRLYDDELVCADCPSPAVFAISEALPPVATADSYIEIITCFTGDTFGGAPMTGEDEQRTLRQLGLPPLHILMVEDQRGRHWSCELTGDVATVLGDWGVETLAASRG; encoded by the coding sequence ATGGAGTCCTTCTTTGAGCGACAGGAACGACTGAGCTGGTGGAGGCAGGAGGTTCTGCAGTCAGCGCGCATCATGGTGGTTGGGGCTGGCGCGCTGGGCAATGAAACCCTCAAAAACCTGGCTCTCTTGGGGGCACGGCGGATGCTGGTCGTTGACCAGGATGACATTTCTCCCTCCAACCTCAGTCGCACGGTCCTGTTTCAGCCTGCTGACATTGGTCGTCGCAAGGCACAGGTAGCGGCTGAGCGGACACAAGCCCTTTGCCGTGATACCGGGGGGACGGTCCGCGCACTGGATGCTGACCTGGTGTGGGATGTCGGACTCGGTGTCTTTCGGCGGATGGACGTGATTTTGGGCTGTGTGGACAATGACGAAGCACGTCTGGCCATCAATCGTGCTGCGCGCGCCGTGGGCGTTCCCTGGATCAATGCCGGCATGCATGAGCTGACCGGCAGTGTCACCTCATTTTCAGGTGAGGCCGGGGCATGTTTTGAATGTGCTGTGACCCCGGATCAGGTCGCCGATGCGCAGTCACGGTATGATTCCTGCGAACAGGTGCGCCGGCGCCACATGGTGGAAGACCGTTTGCCGACGATCCAGGTGACATCGGCACTGACTTCCGCCCTTCAGGTTCAGGAAGCCCTCAAGGTGCTGCACGGTGAGCCGGTGAACTTTGGTGTGCGGTATGTGTACAACGGTCACACCCACGGCTTTCACGCGATTCAGTTGCCTTACGACCCGCACTGTCTGGCTCACGGTCGTCTGGGTCCGGTCATGGAATTGCCCATTGGTGTGGATACTTCACTAAGGCAGACCCTCGATGTTCTCGAAGAACGGTTTGGACGTGGGGTGACGGTCCACCTCGGCCGGCGCTACATCCGCCGTATTGCCTGCCGTCAGTGTGGCCGGCCCCTGCTGGTGCAACGTCCGGCGCACCGGCTCTACGATGACGAGCTGGTTTGCGCTGACTGTCCAAGCCCCGCCGTTTTTGCTATAAGTGAAGCATTGCCACCGGTGGCTACCGCAGACAGCTACATTGAAATTATCACTTGCTTTACGGGCGACACCTTTGGGGGGGCACCCATGACGGGTGAGGACGAGCAGCGTACGTTGCGCCAACTGGGACTACCGCCCCTGCACATTCTGATGGTCGAGGACCAACGGGGACGACACTGGTCCTGTGAGTTGACCGGTGATGTGGCAACCGTTCTGGGAGACTGGGGAGTGGAAACCTTGGCCGCATCCCGTGGATAA
- a CDS encoding DICT sensory domain-containing protein encodes MSAPIVKTFEDIVHHLDARAERNGGGLPVTETDTFRTLNFSLMLSISHYIEDRFVEKRLSGLFVASFQRLSLFLHQQERYAAIASTSQQVWIIGEPDIAPPFVADNLQFFRPADAECRDYWIVLSDDPRFRIALFARECHAPEPPPAAPVKAAPVKNGQAGGKRRFEGFWTYRDEYIDAIRASLQAHYARPELRVLPQTDTVGIP; translated from the coding sequence ATGTCGGCACCCATCGTCAAAACGTTTGAAGACATTGTGCATCACCTCGACGCACGCGCCGAGCGCAACGGTGGCGGGCTACCCGTCACGGAGACCGATACGTTCCGCACGCTCAACTTTTCCCTGATGTTGAGCATTTCACACTACATCGAAGACCGCTTCGTCGAGAAACGGCTCTCCGGGCTGTTCGTCGCTTCCTTTCAGAGACTGTCGCTGTTTCTGCACCAGCAGGAACGCTATGCGGCGATTGCCAGTACCTCACAACAGGTCTGGATCATTGGTGAACCCGACATCGCGCCCCCCTTCGTCGCCGACAATCTTCAGTTTTTCCGCCCGGCTGACGCCGAGTGTCGGGACTACTGGATTGTTCTCAGTGATGATCCCCGCTTTCGGATCGCCCTGTTTGCCCGCGAGTGCCATGCGCCGGAGCCGCCCCCGGCCGCACCTGTCAAAGCCGCACCCGTCAAAAACGGGCAGGCCGGCGGGAAGCGTCGGTTTGAAGGGTTTTGGACCTATCGGGATGAGTATATTGATGCCATCCGCGCCAGCCTCCAGGCCCACTATGCCCGGCCGGAACTCCGCGTTCTGCCCCAGACGGATACCGTGGGGATTCCCTAA
- a CDS encoding 30S ribosomal protein S1, translating to MEASEDTDFASMLDDYEQTSTSVSPGDIVVGQVVSITERGVVVDIGFKSEGLVPKEEFTGPDGELTVARGASVEVMVKQIEGGDGYVELSYADARRHHLWEVIEKAFTENQTVTGKITERTKGGLQVDLGGVMAFLPGSQADTRPLRNLDALIGREMTFRILKLNKKRNNIVLSRKVLLEEETTARKAETLRMLDENVIVSGQVKNLTDYGAFIDLGGIDGLLHVTDMSWGRLPKPSDMFNIGDTVQVKVLKFDRERERVSLGYKQLLPDPWDTVTERFRKNDIVKGRVVSVTDYGAFVELEDGIEGLVHVSEMTWSKRIKHPSKLVSVGDEVEAMILEVDPANRRISLGMKQIQPNPWDSVAQRYSVGSRVSGKVRNLTDFGAFVEIEDGIDGLIHVSDLSWTKRVKHPSDVLKKGQSIEAIITNIDTANRRLSLSIKDLEPNAWERFFQSHRVGDVVTGKVVRLAGFGVFVELEEGIEGLCHISELSDQRVDRAESVVSVGQVLPFKILKLDESNRKIGLSARAVGKENDPEDVSNYLNNESMTSLGEVARFLRGDKESR from the coding sequence ATGGAAGCGTCCGAGGACACCGACTTTGCCTCCATGCTCGACGACTACGAGCAAACGTCCACTTCGGTTTCGCCCGGGGACATCGTGGTTGGGCAGGTCGTCTCGATTACGGAGCGTGGCGTCGTCGTTGATATTGGCTTCAAGTCGGAAGGGCTGGTGCCAAAAGAGGAGTTTACCGGGCCGGATGGTGAGCTGACCGTGGCGCGGGGCGCTTCGGTCGAGGTCATGGTCAAGCAGATTGAAGGCGGGGATGGTTATGTCGAGCTTTCGTATGCCGATGCCCGGCGCCATCACCTCTGGGAAGTCATCGAAAAAGCCTTTACGGAAAACCAGACCGTCACCGGAAAAATCACGGAGCGCACCAAGGGTGGGCTCCAAGTGGACCTGGGTGGGGTGATGGCATTTTTGCCGGGAAGCCAGGCGGACACCCGTCCGCTCCGCAACCTGGATGCCCTCATCGGGCGTGAGATGACCTTCCGCATCCTCAAGCTCAACAAGAAGCGCAACAACATTGTCCTGTCGCGCAAGGTCCTGCTCGAAGAAGAGACCACCGCCCGGAAGGCGGAAACCCTGCGCATGCTCGATGAAAACGTCATTGTCTCCGGGCAGGTCAAAAACCTCACGGATTATGGCGCTTTCATTGACCTTGGGGGGATTGACGGGCTGCTGCACGTGACGGACATGTCGTGGGGACGGCTGCCGAAGCCGTCCGATATGTTCAACATCGGCGACACCGTTCAGGTCAAGGTGCTCAAGTTCGACCGCGAGCGGGAGCGGGTCAGTCTGGGCTACAAACAACTGCTTCCCGATCCGTGGGATACGGTGACGGAGCGGTTTCGCAAGAATGACATCGTCAAAGGGCGGGTGGTCTCGGTCACGGACTATGGCGCGTTCGTCGAACTCGAAGACGGCATCGAAGGGCTGGTTCACGTTTCCGAAATGACGTGGTCCAAGCGGATCAAGCATCCCTCCAAGCTGGTCTCGGTCGGCGACGAGGTCGAAGCCATGATTTTGGAAGTCGATCCGGCCAATCGCCGCATCAGTCTGGGGATGAAGCAAATCCAGCCCAATCCCTGGGATTCGGTGGCGCAGCGGTATTCGGTGGGCTCACGGGTCAGTGGCAAGGTGCGCAACCTGACCGACTTCGGGGCTTTCGTGGAAATCGAGGATGGCATTGACGGCCTCATTCACGTCTCCGATCTGTCCTGGACGAAGCGCGTCAAGCATCCTTCCGACGTTTTGAAGAAGGGGCAGTCCATCGAGGCCATCATCACCAACATTGACACGGCAAACCGACGGCTGAGCCTGTCCATCAAGGACCTTGAACCCAACGCCTGGGAGCGCTTCTTCCAGAGTCACCGGGTGGGCGATGTCGTGACGGGCAAGGTGGTGCGTCTGGCGGGTTTTGGGGTCTTCGTCGAACTCGAAGAAGGCATCGAGGGACTGTGCCACATTTCTGAACTTTCCGATCAGCGTGTGGACCGGGCTGAGTCGGTCGTTTCTGTCGGGCAGGTTCTGCCCTTCAAAATCCTCAAGCTGGACGAGTCCAACCGCAAGATTGGCCTGTCGGCGCGTGCGGTAGGCAAGGAAAATGACCCCGAGGATGTCAGCAACTACCTCAACAACGAAAGCATGACCAGCCTGGGTGAAGTGGCCCGTTTCCTGCGTGGTGACAAGGAATCACGTTAG
- a CDS encoding NAD(P)/FAD-dependent oxidoreductase, translating to MGKHRVLILGGGFGGLYTARALSALGVTQTAEVTLVSRTPTFLFLPLLYEILTDEVADWHIAPPFEEVLPRNCRFVCGEVLGGEFQPRRYGVRVRCADGEQTLEADTLVLALGSVADDFGLPGVKAHTRPFRSLADAHALKRSLVEAVQHAAAAPRETVSLVVIGAGPSGVELAAVAADRLQSELRQAGLPPTRAHLHLVDRLPDILPQYASALRHLAHRELARRHIKLHLGVGVASCSSAGVELEDGTHIAAKTIVWTAGSRPAPVLAEFPFVRDRRGRIPVSRTLEVPGFPSVYALGDIAASVAAPATAQVAVRQALVVAHNIAAAQQGAALREYHYEPLGEMMTLGRGCAGANILGVAFNGVAGYLTRRLVYLLAMPEPWHAARVGLSWLGQSLEETWQAWSAPAPTSAS from the coding sequence ATGGGAAAGCACCGGGTTCTGATCTTGGGAGGCGGGTTTGGCGGACTCTACACCGCGCGGGCGCTGAGCGCCCTAGGCGTAACCCAAACGGCAGAGGTTACCCTCGTCAGCCGTACTCCGACCTTTCTTTTCCTTCCACTGTTGTATGAAATCCTGACCGATGAGGTGGCTGACTGGCATATTGCGCCACCTTTTGAGGAAGTGTTGCCACGGAACTGCCGGTTTGTCTGTGGGGAAGTACTCGGCGGCGAATTTCAGCCACGTCGGTATGGCGTCCGCGTCCGCTGTGCCGACGGAGAGCAGACCCTTGAGGCAGACACCCTTGTACTGGCACTGGGCAGCGTAGCCGACGACTTTGGCCTGCCGGGCGTCAAGGCGCACACCCGTCCCTTTCGCTCCCTGGCGGATGCCCATGCTCTGAAAAGGTCACTGGTGGAGGCCGTGCAGCACGCGGCTGCTGCGCCACGGGAAACCGTCTCACTGGTCGTCATCGGGGCTGGCCCGAGTGGGGTTGAACTGGCGGCCGTGGCGGCTGACAGGCTTCAGTCCGAACTCCGTCAGGCCGGGCTGCCGCCAACCCGGGCGCATCTGCATCTTGTGGATCGCCTGCCTGACATCCTGCCCCAGTATGCCTCTGCTCTGCGGCATCTGGCGCACCGTGAGCTGGCGCGCCGCCACATCAAGCTGCACTTGGGCGTTGGGGTCGCCTCCTGCTCGTCCGCTGGCGTGGAGCTGGAAGACGGCACACACATTGCCGCCAAGACCATCGTGTGGACGGCCGGCAGCCGTCCGGCGCCGGTACTGGCGGAGTTTCCTTTTGTCCGTGACCGACGCGGGCGGATTCCGGTCAGCCGGACGCTTGAAGTTCCCGGTTTTCCAAGCGTGTATGCTTTGGGTGACATTGCCGCCAGCGTCGCCGCGCCGGCAACGGCCCAGGTCGCGGTACGGCAGGCGCTGGTCGTGGCCCACAACATTGCCGCGGCGCAGCAGGGGGCGGCTTTGCGGGAGTACCACTACGAACCGCTTGGTGAAATGATGACCCTGGGGCGTGGCTGTGCGGGGGCCAACATCCTTGGTGTGGCGTTCAATGGTGTGGCGGGGTATCTCACGCGCCGTTTGGTGTACCTGCTGGCGATGCCGGAGCCGTGGCATGCCGCGCGGGTTGGACTGAGCTGGCTGGGGCAGTCGCTGGAAGAAACCTGGCAGGCATGGTCAGCGCCGGCGCCCACATCGGCTTCCTGA
- a CDS encoding fumarylacetoacetate hydrolase family protein: MRLGLFRHPSRPLPFTGLVLDSLAVDVSHALTTPGDVFNLDTNARIALVTHAQAEAERQSQSVLPLTEVTYLPPVPRPGKIIAVGLNYRDHAAEQGKTPPTEPVIFAKYASAITAHNAPIVLPPNSREVDYEAELAVVIGKTARCVPREAAYDYVGGYTILNDVSARDMQRQDKQFTRAKSCDTFAPIGPWLVTPDDIPNPHALDIRLTRNGEVMQASNTREMIFDIPYLIWFLSQSMTLEPGDVISTGTPGGVGVFRQPPVFLQPGDEVAITIEHIGTLRNHVVASVAA; the protein is encoded by the coding sequence ATGCGCCTTGGATTGTTCCGTCATCCGTCCCGCCCCTTGCCCTTCACCGGTCTTGTGCTGGACAGCCTGGCCGTGGATGTCAGCCACGCCCTGACCACACCCGGCGATGTCTTCAACCTTGATACCAACGCCCGAATTGCTCTTGTCACCCACGCCCAGGCCGAAGCCGAACGGCAAAGCCAGTCCGTCCTTCCCCTGACCGAAGTGACCTACCTGCCGCCTGTACCGCGTCCGGGCAAAATCATTGCCGTCGGACTGAACTACCGCGACCACGCCGCCGAACAGGGCAAAACACCGCCCACGGAACCCGTCATCTTTGCCAAGTACGCCAGCGCCATAACCGCCCACAACGCACCCATCGTCCTGCCGCCCAACAGCCGCGAAGTGGACTACGAAGCCGAGCTGGCTGTCGTCATCGGAAAAACCGCCCGCTGCGTGCCGCGCGAAGCCGCGTACGACTACGTTGGCGGCTACACCATTCTCAACGATGTCAGCGCCCGCGACATGCAACGCCAGGACAAGCAGTTTACCCGCGCCAAATCCTGCGACACCTTCGCGCCCATAGGGCCCTGGCTCGTGACGCCGGACGACATCCCCAACCCGCACGCCCTCGACATCCGCCTGACGCGCAACGGAGAGGTCATGCAGGCTTCCAACACCCGGGAAATGATTTTCGACATTCCCTATCTCATCTGGTTTCTGTCACAGTCCATGACGCTTGAACCCGGCGATGTCATCTCAACCGGGACACCCGGCGGCGTCGGCGTGTTCCGGCAACCGCCGGTCTTTCTCCAGCCCGGCGACGAAGTAGCCATCACAATCGAACATATCGGCACCCTTCGCAACCATGTCGTCGCCAGCGTCGCCGCCTGA
- the selA gene encoding L-seryl-tRNA(Sec) selenium transferase encodes MSSPASPPDVRQRLRALPSVERLAQALARSLAADAAPARHTPAEQRAAAREAIARLRAELRQQPATEATPADLLARGLDLARQRLAAQPGLIPVINATGVILHTNLGRAPLAKAALDALLAVGQGYSNLEYDLSAGERSRRDRHSEAHWQALLGCEAALVVNNCAAAVWLVLDTLARGQTALISRGELVEIGGGFRIPDIMAKSGVRLCEVGTTNRTRLSDYEAALTNAPDVRLIVRVHPSNFRLLGFTERPSLAALAALARQHNLLLFEDVGSGLLADLAGCGLDDEPSPVRSLAEGADVVTFSADKLLGGPQAGIIAGRQALIARLRQNPLLRVLRADKLTYAALEATLRLYRTGQTDAIPVLAMIRQSPADLDRRARRLARSIRRQIPPGSATVTLEAGQSVIGGGCAPHVQLPTTLICLSPRHLAAEELAAHLRCGTPPIVARIVRNNIVCDPRTVLPAQERDLVAGIVRSLA; translated from the coding sequence ATGTCGTCGCCAGCGTCGCCGCCTGACGTACGCCAGCGGTTGCGCGCCCTGCCGTCGGTCGAACGACTGGCCCAGGCCCTTGCCCGGTCGCTTGCCGCCGATGCCGCACCAGCCCGCCACACGCCCGCCGAGCAGCGCGCTGCCGCCCGCGAAGCCATTGCCCGCCTGCGCGCCGAACTCCGCCAGCAGCCCGCAACCGAGGCCACACCGGCAGACCTGCTGGCGCGTGGGCTGGACCTCGCCCGGCAGCGGCTGGCCGCCCAGCCGGGCCTGATCCCGGTCATCAATGCCACCGGCGTCATCCTGCACACCAACCTCGGTCGCGCGCCCCTGGCAAAAGCCGCCCTGGACGCCCTGCTGGCTGTCGGACAGGGCTACAGCAACCTGGAATATGACCTGTCCGCCGGCGAACGCAGCCGCCGTGACCGCCACAGCGAAGCCCACTGGCAGGCGCTGCTTGGCTGCGAAGCCGCGCTCGTCGTCAATAACTGCGCCGCCGCCGTGTGGCTGGTTCTCGATACACTGGCACGCGGTCAGACGGCCCTGATTTCACGCGGCGAACTCGTGGAAATCGGCGGCGGGTTCCGCATTCCCGACATCATGGCCAAAAGCGGCGTCCGGCTGTGCGAAGTCGGCACAACCAACCGTACCCGCCTGTCCGACTACGAAGCCGCACTGACAAATGCGCCGGATGTACGCCTCATCGTCCGGGTTCATCCCTCGAACTTCCGCCTGCTGGGTTTTACGGAACGTCCATCGCTGGCAGCGTTGGCCGCACTGGCACGCCAGCACAACCTGCTGCTGTTTGAAGACGTGGGCAGCGGACTGCTGGCCGACCTCGCCGGCTGTGGGCTTGACGATGAACCCTCTCCGGTGCGCTCGCTGGCCGAAGGCGCGGATGTTGTCACCTTCAGCGCCGACAAACTGCTGGGCGGCCCCCAGGCGGGTATCATCGCCGGACGGCAGGCGCTCATCGCGCGCCTCCGGCAAAATCCGCTGCTGCGTGTGCTGCGCGCTGACAAGCTGACCTACGCGGCGCTGGAAGCCACCCTGCGGCTGTACCGCACCGGTCAAACGGATGCCATTCCGGTGCTGGCCATGATCCGCCAGTCGCCAGCCGACCTTGACCGCCGCGCCCGGCGGCTCGCCCGTTCCATTCGTCGTCAGATACCGCCCGGAAGCGCCACGGTGACGCTGGAAGCCGGCCAGTCCGTTATCGGCGGTGGCTGCGCGCCCCACGTCCAGCTTCCCACGACGCTCATCTGCCTCTCTCCCAGACACCTTGCAGCCGAAGAACTGGCTGCCCACCTGCGCTGTGGTACACCGCCTATCGTGGCGCGCATCGTGCGAAACAACATCGTGTGCGACCCGCGTACCGTGCTGCCCGCCCAGGAACGTGATCTGGTGGCAGGCATTGTCAGAAGTCTGGCCTGA
- a CDS encoding MFS transporter — protein MRQLLPERFRPLLSATVIVSALGYFVDIYDLLLFGIVRVPSLQALGLEGQRLLDDGILLLDVQMIGLLLGGIMWGVLGDRRGRRSVLFGSILLYSVANFANAFIIELAALLPGGVTAFQLYVVLRFLAGVGLAGELGAAVTLVSESLPKDLRGYGTAIVAGVGVSGAVVAATVGKYFSWQVAYMTGGILGFLLLATRATLLESRMFQALETQEVSRGDFFALFTNGDRFRRFFCSILIGVPLWFAIGILITLSPELSRELGIPGITAGESIKYAYAGLVVGDLASGLLSQYFRSRRRVVFAFQTLTLLLTFVYVGSRGASPTYFYGLCFCIGIAAGYWAVFITIAAEQFGTNLRATVATSAPNFVRASVVPLTLALQWLTHHTALGLLYSALAVGIGCTLLAYLALALLEESHGKALDFVEAT, from the coding sequence ATGCGCCAGCTTTTGCCTGAACGGTTTCGGCCACTCCTTTCGGCGACGGTGATTGTTTCGGCTTTGGGCTACTTCGTGGACATCTATGACCTGCTGCTGTTTGGCATCGTGCGCGTTCCCAGTTTGCAGGCGCTTGGTCTGGAAGGCCAGCGCCTGCTCGATGACGGCATCCTGCTGCTCGATGTGCAGATGATCGGGCTGCTGCTCGGCGGCATCATGTGGGGCGTCCTTGGCGACAGGCGCGGACGGCGTTCCGTCCTGTTCGGTTCGATTCTGCTCTATTCCGTCGCCAACTTTGCCAATGCCTTCATCATCGAGTTGGCGGCGCTGCTGCCCGGCGGCGTCACGGCATTCCAACTCTATGTTGTGCTGCGTTTTCTGGCCGGCGTCGGGCTGGCCGGAGAACTGGGGGCAGCCGTGACGCTCGTCAGTGAAAGTCTGCCCAAAGACCTGCGCGGCTACGGAACAGCCATCGTCGCCGGCGTCGGCGTGTCAGGGGCCGTGGTGGCCGCTACCGTGGGCAAGTATTTCTCCTGGCAGGTGGCCTACATGACGGGCGGCATCCTGGGCTTTCTCCTGCTGGCGACCCGCGCCACCCTGCTCGAATCGCGGATGTTTCAGGCGCTTGAAACCCAGGAAGTGTCGCGCGGCGATTTCTTCGCCCTGTTTACAAACGGCGACCGCTTCCGCCGGTTCTTCTGCTCGATTCTCATCGGCGTGCCACTGTGGTTTGCCATCGGGATTCTCATCACGCTGTCGCCGGAGTTGTCCCGTGAGTTGGGCATTCCGGGCATCACCGCCGGCGAATCCATCAAGTATGCCTACGCCGGCCTCGTGGTGGGCGATCTGGCCAGCGGCCTGCTCAGCCAGTATTTCCGCAGCCGGCGGCGGGTCGTCTTTGCCTTTCAGACGCTGACCCTGCTGCTGACCTTCGTCTATGTCGGCTCACGGGGCGCGTCGCCGACCTACTTCTACGGGCTGTGCTTCTGCATCGGCATTGCGGCCGGCTACTGGGCGGTGTTCATCACGATTGCCGCCGAACAGTTCGGCACAAACCTGCGCGCCACTGTGGCCACCAGTGCGCCGAATTTTGTCCGGGCCTCGGTCGTCCCCCTGACGCTGGCGCTCCAGTGGCTGACACACCACACGGCGCTTGGGCTACTCTACAGCGCCCTGGCCGTCGGGATTGGCTGCACGCTGCTGGCCTATCTCGCGCTGGCGCTGCTGGAAGAGTCCCACGGCAAGGCGCTGGATTTCGTCGAGGCGACATAA
- the trpS gene encoding tryptophan--tRNA ligase: MTQPKRFLSGIQPSGKLHLGNYFGAIAQHLALQHEGEAFYFIANYHALTTINDAAQLRALTREVAAAYLALGLDPRRAVLFRQSDIPELHELAWLLATVTGMGLLERAHAYKDKVARGIAPKVGLFYYPVLMAADILAYRSNVVPVGADQVQHVEMTRDMAGYFNHTYGEVFVLPEVRVSEVAGIVPGTDGQKMSKSYGNVIELFADDAALKKSVMGIVTDSAPVEAPKDPERNTIFQLYALVATPEEKAAMADAFRAGGYGYGEAKKALLAKLKTFFGPARERFAALLARPDDIEDVLREGARRARTEALATIEAARAACGLA; the protein is encoded by the coding sequence ATGACCCAACCAAAACGTTTTCTCTCCGGCATTCAACCTTCGGGCAAACTCCATCTGGGCAACTACTTTGGCGCGATTGCGCAGCATCTGGCGCTTCAGCACGAAGGCGAGGCGTTTTATTTCATCGCCAACTACCACGCGCTGACGACGATCAACGACGCCGCCCAACTGCGTGCGCTGACGCGCGAGGTGGCTGCCGCCTACCTGGCGCTGGGACTCGATCCCCGGCGCGCCGTGCTGTTCCGCCAGTCGGATATTCCCGAACTGCACGAGCTCGCGTGGCTTCTGGCCACCGTGACCGGCATGGGGCTGCTCGAACGCGCCCACGCCTACAAGGACAAGGTTGCGCGCGGGATTGCCCCCAAAGTCGGGCTGTTTTACTACCCGGTGCTCATGGCCGCGGACATCCTGGCTTACCGTTCAAACGTCGTTCCGGTCGGGGCCGACCAGGTGCAGCACGTGGAGATGACCCGCGACATGGCCGGCTACTTCAACCACACCTACGGCGAGGTGTTCGTGCTGCCGGAAGTCCGCGTCAGTGAAGTAGCTGGCATTGTGCCGGGAACCGACGGGCAGAAGATGAGCAAGTCGTACGGAAATGTCATCGAACTCTTTGCTGATGACGCGGCGCTGAAAAAGTCCGTCATGGGGATTGTCACTGACTCCGCGCCCGTTGAAGCCCCCAAGGACCCGGAGCGGAATACGATTTTCCAGCTTTACGCGCTGGTCGCCACGCCGGAGGAAAAGGCTGCCATGGCGGATGCCTTTCGCGCTGGCGGCTACGGCTACGGAGAAGCCAAAAAAGCCCTGCTGGCCAAGCTGAAAACCTTTTTTGGTCCGGCGCGTGAGCGTTTTGCAGCTTTGCTGGCGCGGCCCGATGACATCGAGGACGTACTGCGGGAGGGCGCCCGGCGCGCACGCACCGAGGCGCTGGCAACCATCGAGGCCGCGCGTGCGGCCTGCGGTCTGGCATGA